The following coding sequences lie in one Rutidosis leptorrhynchoides isolate AG116_Rl617_1_P2 chromosome 4, CSIRO_AGI_Rlap_v1, whole genome shotgun sequence genomic window:
- the LOC139844551 gene encoding uncharacterized protein, producing the protein MVLWEITLGTAYFLGLKRTYKLALKIQRRIVGPKHPKIRQFLQRKTRSIFDVALNVHRKVQERDIEVGRNLGNWILRWLDKWKPAAKIRAGNPTQPKNHPVKPSKQQLTQSSNQKPQQSCGPSYMKNKDQESGKRHFSSGSLAAYPTITMMTRPAYPVGTHYRRVNTFALKSSRFDGVIRNDIMQWMMQK; encoded by the exons atggtGTTATGGGAGATCACATTAGGAACGGCGTATTTTTTGGGTTTAAAGAGGACATACAAGCTTGCTCTCAAAATTCAACGCCGTATTGTTGGTCCTAAACACCCTAAGATCCGTCAATTCCTTCAAAG GAAAACGCGGTCCATATTTGATGTGGCCCTGAATGTTCATCGTAAGGTACAAGAAAGAGACATTGAAGTTGGTAGAAATCTTGGTAATTGGATCCTCAGATGGCTGGACAAATGGAAACCAGCTGCTAAAATACGTGCAGGGAACCCAACCCAACCCAAAAATCATCCCGTCAAACCCTCAAAACAGCAGTTGACCCAGTCTTCTAACCAGAAACCACAACAGAGCTGCGGACCATCTTATATGAAAAACAAGGATCAAGAATCAGGGAAGCGTCATTTTTCTTCAGGAAGTCTTGCTGCATACCCTACTATTACTATGATGACGAGACCCGCATACCCCGTTGGAACTCACTACAGACGTGTTAACACTTTTGCGTTGAAAAGTTCAAGGTTTGATGGAGTGATTAGGAATGATATAATGCAGTGGATGATGCAGAAATAG